A window of the Parabacteroides merdae ATCC 43184 genome harbors these coding sequences:
- a CDS encoding SDR family NAD(P)-dependent oxidoreductase, with the protein MSFVLDYKDKVVLVTGVSSGIGLGVAREFARAGAHVAGCSRKSPDDASVQAFREVVEQEGVRSFYRPADVTDAEELKGFVEEAARTFGRIDMVVSNAGMNVFEGAEGCTEERWHYNLDLNLASHWRLARLCKPYLEKSGEGVLLLMTSNHAFSSIPGCFPYNVTKTAITGLVRSLAIEWGPAVRTVGVAPGFIDTAGNDTWFDSFPDPEAERRRTIDLHPVKRIGTVEEVGALCVYLASPYARFISGTTILMDGGRSALMQDE; encoded by the coding sequence ATGAGCTTTGTACTCGATTATAAAGATAAGGTAGTCCTGGTCACCGGAGTCTCCTCCGGGATCGGCTTAGGTGTCGCCAGGGAGTTCGCACGGGCGGGTGCCCATGTGGCAGGCTGTTCGCGCAAGTCTCCGGACGATGCGAGCGTGCAGGCTTTCCGCGAGGTGGTAGAACAGGAGGGCGTACGCTCGTTCTACCGCCCCGCGGATGTGACGGATGCGGAGGAGCTGAAAGGCTTCGTCGAAGAGGCGGCCCGTACCTTCGGACGTATAGACATGGTCGTCTCCAATGCCGGCATGAACGTGTTCGAGGGAGCCGAAGGTTGCACGGAGGAGCGTTGGCATTACAACCTCGATCTGAACCTGGCTTCCCACTGGCGTCTGGCCCGGCTCTGCAAGCCCTATCTCGAAAAGAGCGGCGAAGGCGTCCTGCTCCTGATGACCTCCAACCATGCTTTCAGCTCCATCCCCGGATGCTTCCCTTATAACGTGACGAAGACGGCTATCACCGGCCTGGTGCGCAGCCTGGCGATCGAGTGGGGGCCGGCTGTCCGTACGGTTGGTGTGGCTCCCGGATTTATCGATACGGCGGGCAACGACACTTGGTTCGACTCTTTTCCCGATCCCGAAGCGGAACGCCGGCGGACGATCGACCTGCATCCTGTCAAACGGATCGGGACGGTCGAGGAGGTAGGGGCGTTATGCGTCTATCTCGCCTCCCCGTATGCCCGGTTTATCAGCGGGACGACGATTCTGATGGACGGTGGGCGCTCGGCGTTGATGCAGGATGAATAA
- a CDS encoding mandelate racemase/muconate lactonizing enzyme family protein, with the protein MKITDVKVWLVQGIKYNWTLLKIYTDEGYTGVGEATNWPGSPIVFEAAKHVGQRIIGLDPMKTDFIWTKLYRDLNWIGPYGASLCAISGIDMALLDLKAKVLGVPCYELLGGAYRKDIQLYANYWFTGGGHNEADYAAQARRVMDAGFTGLKFDPFAHTNYFYGEDLASNLTLTAEQQDLAFNVSKAVREAVGSECDIMIETHAMLNYRVAVKMAERLAKLDITWYEEPAGPESSQTLRAMRERIPSDVAICVGERHYTRFGIRSLLEKHVCDVIMPDITRCGGPSEMKRMATMAEAYNVLIAPHNPNGPLSTLASSHVCAAIPNFFRQEFMFNDVPWRDTVIDHPIAEMVYDGHLHLSDRPGLGVDLVEEEMEKHPGITTDAPDNFYI; encoded by the coding sequence ATGAAGATTACAGACGTAAAAGTATGGTTAGTCCAGGGCATCAAATATAACTGGACATTACTGAAAATCTATACCGACGAAGGCTATACCGGCGTAGGCGAAGCTACCAACTGGCCCGGCAGCCCGATCGTTTTCGAAGCCGCCAAGCATGTCGGACAACGCATCATCGGCCTCGACCCGATGAAGACCGATTTTATCTGGACGAAGCTCTACCGCGATCTGAACTGGATCGGCCCGTACGGAGCCAGCCTGTGTGCGATCAGCGGTATCGACATGGCGCTGCTCGACCTGAAAGCAAAGGTGTTGGGCGTTCCCTGCTACGAACTGTTGGGCGGGGCTTACCGGAAAGATATCCAGCTCTATGCCAACTACTGGTTTACGGGCGGCGGACACAACGAGGCGGACTATGCCGCCCAGGCACGCCGTGTCATGGACGCCGGTTTTACGGGGCTGAAGTTCGACCCCTTCGCCCACACGAACTATTTCTATGGCGAAGACCTTGCCTCCAACTTGACCCTGACGGCGGAACAGCAGGACCTGGCGTTCAACGTATCCAAAGCCGTGCGCGAGGCTGTCGGCTCGGAATGCGACATCATGATCGAGACACACGCCATGCTGAACTACCGGGTTGCCGTCAAGATGGCGGAACGCTTGGCAAAGCTCGATATCACCTGGTATGAGGAACCCGCCGGCCCGGAAAGTTCGCAGACGCTCCGTGCCATGCGCGAACGCATCCCGTCGGATGTCGCCATCTGTGTAGGCGAGCGCCATTACACCCGTTTCGGCATCCGTTCGCTGTTGGAAAAGCATGTGTGCGACGTGATCATGCCCGACATCACCCGTTGCGGCGGACCGTCCGAGATGAAGCGGATGGCTACGATGGCGGAGGCCTACAACGTTCTGATCGCCCCGCATAACCCGAACGGCCCTCTCTCGACACTCGCCTCTTCGCATGTCTGCGCCGCTATCCCGAACTTCTTCCGCCAGGAGTTTATGTTCAACGATGTCCCCTGGCGCGACACGGTGATCGACCATCCGATAGCCGAGATGGTCTATGACGGCCACCTGCACCTGTCCGACCGTCCCGGCTTGGGCGTGGACCTCGTTGAAGAGGAGATGGAGAAACACCCCGGCATCACGACGGATGCTCCCGATAACTTTTATATCTGA